From a single Loigolactobacillus coryniformis subsp. coryniformis KCTC 3167 = DSM 20001 genomic region:
- a CDS encoding tRNA1(Val) (adenine(37)-N6)-methyltransferase, giving the protein MLKADERIDQLYSQDIKIIQSPSVFSFSLDAVLLADFAVVKPRSRSVDLCAGNGAVSLFLSRKTAGPIAAVELQPRLADMAQRSVALNQLTDQITVHQLDLKDTFSQIAKDSVDVVTCNPPYFPPLATSKKNPNPYLAIARHEITTSLEAILKITSGLLKMNGKAFFVYRPDRFNEFITKAAAWRLQTKRVRFIHPKADREANMVLIELIKDGRPGGQRFLPPLTVYDQNNQYLPEVRRLLYGDN; this is encoded by the coding sequence GTGTTAAAAGCCGATGAACGGATCGATCAACTTTACAGTCAAGATATCAAAATCATTCAAAGCCCCAGTGTTTTTTCCTTTTCGCTAGATGCGGTGCTACTGGCGGATTTTGCGGTGGTCAAGCCGCGCAGTCGCAGCGTTGATCTTTGTGCAGGCAATGGCGCAGTCAGCTTATTTCTGAGCCGTAAAACCGCGGGGCCAATCGCGGCAGTGGAATTACAACCACGGCTGGCGGATATGGCCCAGCGCTCGGTGGCGTTGAATCAATTAACTGACCAAATCACGGTCCACCAACTGGATCTTAAGGACACCTTTAGTCAGATCGCCAAGGATAGCGTTGATGTGGTCACGTGTAACCCGCCATACTTCCCACCACTAGCCACGAGCAAGAAAAATCCCAATCCGTATTTGGCAATTGCTCGTCACGAGATCACCACCTCACTGGAAGCAATATTGAAAATAACCAGCGGCTTACTGAAAATGAATGGCAAAGCTTTTTTTGTTTACCGGCCTGATCGCTTTAATGAATTTATCACTAAAGCAGCAGCGTGGCGTTTACAAACTAAACGTGTCCGTTTCATCCATCCCAAAGCCGACCGCGAAGCCAATATGGTGCTGATCGAGCTGATCAAGGATGGTCGCCCCGGTGGCCAGCGCTTTTTACCGCCATTAACGGTTTATGATCAAAATAATCAATACTTACCAGAAGTCAGGCGATTATTATATGGCGACAACTAA
- a CDS encoding GIY-YIG nuclease family protein, whose product MATTKKFYFYVLLCADNTLYGGFTTDVTKRVATHNAAKGAKYTKPKTRRPVKLLFHEEFTTKTAALQAEWHFKHQPREDKLEFLQKHGVQVRLR is encoded by the coding sequence ATGGCGACAACTAAAAAATTTTATTTTTACGTTTTACTCTGTGCTGACAACACTTTATATGGTGGATTTACCACTGACGTTACAAAACGGGTTGCCACCCATAACGCTGCTAAAGGTGCCAAGTATACCAAACCAAAAACGCGGCGACCGGTGAAATTGCTTTTTCACGAAGAATTTACCACAAAAACCGCGGCATTACAGGCTGAATGGCACTTTAAACATCAGCCACGGGAAGATAAGCTAGAATTCTTACAAAAGCATGGCGTTCAGGTAAGGTTACGATAA
- a CDS encoding IS701 family transposase — MLNSFYQKSSLLTTLHAYFSDLKAAGLSKPMGLNYFWLCLALLVIGDRHSIRHLFEQFLGRVTKHSLNTFYRALAVIGNHLPQLEVRNLTYLLTLIPTTCQDLPLLLVLDDTVQPKFGHKFTGVKYLFDHAAHTGKRLVNAHDFVTLGLMIPTQRDQDDQPVYTFLPLATHLYQAEQATKYQQAAQMIKTTLKSIASDQQVFLLCDSWYPKAEINQLVMTQPNLAMIANVRKDTAMFGLPKRTGKRGRPRKYGDQIHLGNIALNLCSAGDQIGIVRCLTRLMPQPVYMIRVQRKTTCRLFMATSAPEELAAITTETLAVDPTQLTYRTPETSAPAPALRALAYYQKRWAIETYFYEMKTFWHFGDYAVRSVAKIEADHHLLNTAYTLMIVLPLTQPSLAFLVTKSLRERKLWLSRQIQAALFLASLARQVQRRLKTTPAKVVIQWLASCWSGVSEKL; from the coding sequence GTGTTGAACTCATTTTATCAAAAATCATCACTTTTAACCACCCTCCACGCCTATTTTTCTGATTTAAAAGCGGCTGGCTTGTCTAAGCCAATGGGCCTTAACTATTTTTGGTTGTGTCTAGCGTTGTTAGTGATCGGTGACCGCCACTCGATCCGCCACTTATTTGAACAATTTCTGGGCCGGGTGACGAAGCATTCTTTGAACACGTTTTATCGGGCTTTGGCAGTGATCGGTAACCACTTGCCACAGTTAGAAGTGCGCAACTTGACGTATTTACTGACCTTGATTCCCACTACTTGTCAGGACTTGCCCTTATTATTGGTTCTGGATGACACGGTCCAACCCAAGTTCGGCCACAAATTTACCGGCGTCAAATATCTATTCGATCACGCCGCACATACGGGTAAGCGGCTCGTCAATGCCCATGATTTCGTTACTTTAGGTCTGATGATCCCAACACAGCGGGACCAAGATGACCAGCCAGTTTATACGTTCTTGCCGTTAGCCACGCACCTTTATCAGGCGGAACAGGCGACCAAATACCAGCAAGCGGCGCAAATGATCAAGACGACTTTGAAATCGATCGCCAGCGACCAACAAGTGTTCCTACTGTGTGACAGTTGGTATCCCAAAGCTGAGATCAACCAACTGGTCATGACGCAACCTAATCTAGCTATGATCGCCAATGTGCGTAAAGATACCGCCATGTTTGGCTTACCCAAACGCACCGGTAAGCGCGGTCGGCCGCGGAAATATGGTGACCAGATCCATTTGGGAAATATTGCATTAAATCTTTGTTCGGCCGGAGATCAGATCGGTATAGTGCGGTGTCTGACACGCTTGATGCCCCAGCCAGTTTACATGATCCGCGTACAACGCAAGACGACTTGTCGTCTGTTCATGGCGACGAGCGCGCCCGAAGAATTAGCGGCGATCACAACCGAAACCCTAGCCGTTGATCCGACCCAGCTCACCTATCGGACGCCGGAGACCAGCGCCCCTGCGCCAGCGCTACGAGCGTTGGCCTACTATCAAAAACGTTGGGCGATCGAGACCTATTTTTATGAAATGAAAACATTCTGGCACTTCGGTGATTACGCCGTGCGTTCAGTAGCCAAGATTGAAGCCGATCATCATTTATTGAATACGGCGTATACCTTGATGATCGTATTGCCATTGACCCAACCTAGTTTAGCTTTTTTGGTAACCAAAAGTTTGCGTGAACGCAAACTCTGGTTAAGTCGGCAAATTCAAGCGGCGCTGTTTTTGGCTAGTTTAGCGCGGCAAGTGCAAAGGCGGTTAAAAACAACACCGGCCAAAGTGGTGATTCAGTGGTTGGCTTCTTGTTGGTCGGGGGTCAGTGAAAAGCTGTAA
- the tsf gene encoding translation elongation factor Ts, whose product MATKITAAQVKELREKSGAGMMAAKKALVAADGDVEKAMEALREKGVATAAKKSGRVAAEGLADVAVNGDVAAIVEVNAETDFVAGNKDFQSLVQAIADTIAANQPADMDAANAAKMADGKTVAEAVINATATIGEKISFRRFALLTKTANGHFGSYRHMGGKIAALTLLEGADDEAAKDVAMHVAAINPRYVSREDVPADIMTAEKAKLKEEALQEGKPEKIVEKIVEGRLNKFLAEISLDDQEFVKDSDQTVDQFAKSKGGKVVNFVRYEVGEGIEKVEKDFAAEIQAELNK is encoded by the coding sequence ATGGCAACAAAGATTACAGCGGCACAAGTTAAGGAATTACGTGAAAAATCCGGCGCCGGCATGATGGCAGCTAAGAAAGCCTTAGTTGCTGCTGACGGTGACGTTGAAAAAGCAATGGAAGCTTTACGTGAAAAAGGCGTAGCAACTGCAGCTAAGAAGAGTGGCCGTGTGGCTGCTGAAGGTTTAGCTGATGTTGCCGTTAACGGTGATGTTGCAGCCATCGTTGAAGTCAATGCTGAAACTGACTTCGTTGCCGGCAACAAAGATTTCCAAAGCTTAGTTCAAGCAATCGCTGACACGATCGCTGCTAACCAACCAGCTGACATGGATGCTGCCAATGCAGCTAAAATGGCTGATGGCAAGACCGTTGCTGAAGCAGTCATCAACGCTACTGCTACGATCGGTGAAAAGATCAGCTTCCGTCGTTTTGCTTTATTAACTAAAACAGCTAATGGTCATTTCGGTTCATACCGTCATATGGGTGGTAAGATCGCTGCTTTAACTCTTTTAGAAGGTGCTGATGACGAAGCAGCTAAAGACGTTGCAATGCACGTTGCTGCCATCAACCCACGTTACGTTTCACGCGAAGACGTACCAGCAGACATTATGACTGCTGAAAAAGCAAAATTAAAAGAAGAAGCTTTACAAGAAGGCAAGCCAGAAAAAATCGTTGAAAAGATCGTTGAAGGTCGTTTGAACAAATTCTTGGCTGAAATCAGCTTAGACGATCAAGAATTCGTTAAGGATTCTGATCAAACCGTTGATCAATTCGCTAAATCAAAAGGCGGCAAAGTTGTCAACTTTGTTCGTTATGAAGTCGGCGAAGGCATCGAAAAAGTTGAAAAAGACTTTGCGGCCGAAATTCAAGCTGAATTAAACAAGTAA
- a CDS encoding YneF family protein: MYILIFVIGAALGVIGGFFGARQYMKKYLQDNPPISEDMMRTMMMQMGQKPSEKKLNQMMASMKAQSRKAGK; this comes from the coding sequence ATGTACATTCTGATTTTTGTGATCGGTGCTGCACTCGGTGTCATCGGCGGTTTCTTTGGCGCACGGCAGTATATGAAGAAATATTTGCAAGACAATCCGCCAATCTCTGAAGATATGATGCGGACAATGATGATGCAAATGGGCCAAAAACCTTCTGAAAAGAAGTTGAACCAAATGATGGCTTCAATGAAAGCTCAATCGCGTAAAGCAGGTAAATAA
- a CDS encoding hydrolase, producing MTSEPRRDPLKDELLTPENSAFLLIDYQPTQINSINSINRAELIRNAISTVKLINTFKIPTVLSTVNVATTMNQETIPAIKKLLPGVPSYDRTTINAWEDQEFYAAVKKTGRKNLIIAALWTEACLTFPALDALREGYNVFPVVDAVGGTSVVAHEAALRRIERAGAQPTSIAQLACELQRDWNRHDTSSEFAQDLADAGIFLRLTK from the coding sequence ATGACCAGTGAACCACGCCGTGATCCACTTAAGGATGAATTGTTGACCCCAGAAAATTCGGCTTTTTTGTTAATTGATTATCAACCAACGCAGATCAATTCGATCAACTCGATCAACCGTGCGGAGTTGATCCGTAACGCGATCAGTACCGTTAAATTGATCAATACGTTTAAAATTCCGACGGTTTTATCGACCGTCAACGTGGCTACGACCATGAATCAAGAAACGATTCCAGCAATCAAAAAGTTATTGCCTGGTGTACCTAGTTATGATCGCACAACAATCAACGCTTGGGAAGATCAAGAATTTTACGCCGCAGTTAAAAAAACTGGCCGTAAAAATTTGATTATTGCCGCACTTTGGACCGAAGCTTGTTTGACTTTTCCGGCGCTGGATGCACTACGTGAAGGCTATAATGTTTTCCCAGTGGTCGATGCCGTTGGTGGCACTTCAGTAGTCGCACATGAGGCAGCTTTACGGCGGATCGAACGGGCGGGCGCACAGCCGACAAGTATCGCGCAATTAGCTTGTGAGCTACAACGAGATTGGAATCGGCATGACACTTCATCTGAATTTGCCCAAGATCTAGCCGACGCGGGTATTTTTCTCCGTTTAACTAAATAA
- a CDS encoding alpha/beta hydrolase, which yields MTLTIKKDIQYAAGLALDWYQPQGQSLKGLLIAIHGGGWFQGDKAKDADVAQWLAEQGYLVVVPNYRLAPSYKFPAPLLDMNRLFNWLQQNAPQVPLAAIGASAGGNLAVELGLNYGIPAVSLSGILDIAHWLTTHPAVVAKPRQTADLLDKLDSAVINQAGTDESFYKWFITNYVTDEQSRAATPYQHVSSASGPMLLINSLDEFVPITGVVRLSQRLTQVKVPVETISLTGSRHGKAYFDEVKANILLFLQRYLTKE from the coding sequence TTGACGCTAACAATTAAAAAAGATATTCAATACGCAGCTGGTTTAGCTTTAGACTGGTATCAGCCGCAAGGGCAATCATTGAAAGGATTATTGATTGCCATTCATGGTGGTGGTTGGTTTCAAGGTGATAAGGCTAAAGACGCTGACGTTGCGCAATGGTTAGCTGAACAGGGTTATTTAGTAGTGGTACCAAATTATCGGTTAGCACCGAGCTATAAATTCCCGGCACCACTGTTGGACATGAATCGCTTATTTAACTGGTTGCAACAAAATGCACCCCAAGTACCGCTGGCAGCAATTGGGGCCTCAGCTGGTGGTAATTTAGCTGTGGAGTTGGGTTTGAACTACGGTATTCCGGCGGTCTCATTGTCAGGAATTTTGGACATTGCCCATTGGTTGACAACGCATCCCGCTGTAGTCGCTAAACCGCGGCAAACTGCTGATTTATTGGATAAATTAGACAGTGCGGTCATTAATCAGGCTGGGACCGATGAAAGCTTTTATAAGTGGTTTATCACCAATTATGTCACTGATGAACAGTCACGGGCGGCAACTCCCTACCAGCACGTTAGTTCTGCCAGTGGCCCAATGTTGTTGATCAACTCGCTGGATGAATTTGTGCCGATCACTGGGGTAGTGCGCTTGAGTCAGCGGTTAACCCAGGTCAAAGTGCCAGTAGAAACGATCAGCTTAACCGGTAGTCGCCACGGTAAAGCGTATTTTGATGAAGTGAAAGCAAATATTTTACTGTTCTTACAACGTTATTTAACTAAGGAGTGA
- a CDS encoding PAS domain-containing protein, with product MTQPTVELATGSLRLEQLNAIFATIDQEFDFIDENDIVRWYSNNSHRLFKRDPSKLNHHVLDVHPAHSAGRVKQVLAEMHDGATGKVAMTVPIRGKQVHMAFYALHNPAGEYVGCIEVTEDVTEYTKTTWIGNLLKLMKLTKKYK from the coding sequence TTGACACAACCAACCGTTGAGTTAGCAACTGGCAGTTTGCGTTTAGAGCAGCTCAATGCCATTTTTGCCACGATCGACCAAGAATTTGATTTTATCGACGAAAACGATATCGTCCGCTGGTACTCCAACAACAGCCACCGCTTATTTAAACGCGATCCTAGCAAGTTAAATCATCACGTGTTAGACGTTCATCCAGCGCATAGTGCTGGCCGCGTTAAACAAGTGCTGGCGGAAATGCACGACGGCGCCACCGGTAAAGTTGCGATGACTGTCCCAATTCGCGGCAAACAAGTGCACATGGCCTTTTACGCCCTACATAACCCTGCTGGCGAGTACGTCGGCTGTATTGAAGTCACCGAAGATGTGACTGAATATACTAAAACCACTTGGATCGGTAATTTATTGAAACTAATGAAGCTGACCAAAAAATATAAATAA
- the pyrH gene encoding UMP kinase encodes MTKIKYKRVVLKVSGEALAGDKGFGINPPIIKDVAKEIKEVYALGVQIAIVVGGGNIWRGQTGAEMGMERAQADYMGMLATVMNALALQDNLEQLDVPTRVQTSIEMRQIAEPYIRRKAIRHLEKDRVVIFAAGTGNPYFSTDTTAALRAAEIDADVILMAKNNVDGVYSADPNKDASATKFEQLTHLDIIDKGLNVMDSTASTLSMDNDIPLVVFNLNESGNIKRVVEGEQIGTTIKGEK; translated from the coding sequence ATGACGAAAATCAAGTATAAACGGGTGGTCCTTAAAGTCAGTGGTGAAGCACTCGCCGGCGACAAAGGTTTCGGGATCAACCCACCGATCATTAAGGATGTTGCTAAGGAAATCAAGGAAGTTTACGCCCTAGGTGTACAAATCGCGATCGTCGTTGGCGGTGGCAACATTTGGCGTGGACAAACAGGCGCTGAAATGGGCATGGAACGTGCACAAGCTGATTACATGGGGATGCTAGCCACAGTAATGAACGCATTGGCGCTACAGGATAACTTAGAACAACTTGATGTCCCAACACGGGTACAAACTTCAATCGAGATGCGCCAAATCGCTGAACCTTATATTCGGCGGAAGGCGATTCGTCATTTGGAGAAAGACCGGGTCGTTATTTTTGCTGCTGGTACTGGTAACCCTTATTTCTCAACCGATACAACTGCTGCTTTACGTGCTGCTGAAATCGATGCCGATGTTATTTTAATGGCAAAGAACAATGTAGACGGTGTTTACTCAGCTGATCCAAACAAGGATGCGAGTGCAACTAAGTTTGAGCAGTTAACACATTTGGATATTATCGACAAAGGGTTAAACGTCATGGATTCCACGGCAAGCACCTTGTCAATGGACAATGATATTCCGTTGGTCGTCTTTAACTTAAACGAATCGGGCAACATTAAGCGCGTCGTTGAAGGTGAACAGATCGGCACAACAATTAAAGGGGAGAAATAA
- the lexA gene encoding transcriptional repressor LexA gives MIKTHEPKQIEVLRFIHECVAEKGYPPTVREIGAAVSLSSTSTVHGHLARLEKKGLLQKDPTKPRAIELTDAGLKALKIAPARIPVLGTVTAGEPILAVEEATDFFPIPPDLDDTEQDLFMLTIRGESMINAGILDGDQVIVRKQATADNGDIVIAMTAENEATCKRLFRESDHIRLQPENDTFAPIILQQVTILGKVVGLYRNHM, from the coding sequence ATGATCAAAACGCATGAACCCAAACAAATAGAAGTCTTACGTTTCATTCATGAATGCGTGGCTGAGAAAGGATATCCGCCAACGGTGCGCGAAATTGGCGCCGCGGTCTCCCTATCATCAACATCCACCGTTCACGGACATTTAGCTCGTTTAGAAAAAAAAGGCTTACTCCAAAAAGACCCTACTAAACCGCGGGCAATCGAATTGACTGACGCTGGTTTGAAAGCCTTAAAAATTGCCCCCGCCCGTATTCCAGTTTTAGGAACGGTCACGGCCGGTGAACCGATTTTGGCGGTTGAAGAAGCCACTGACTTTTTCCCGATCCCACCTGATCTTGACGATACCGAACAAGATCTGTTCATGCTGACCATTCGTGGTGAAAGTATGATCAACGCTGGCATCTTAGATGGCGATCAAGTCATTGTGCGCAAACAAGCTACCGCCGACAACGGCGATATTGTCATTGCCATGACGGCCGAAAACGAAGCCACGTGCAAGCGGCTCTTCCGCGAAAGTGATCATATTCGCTTACAGCCGGAAAATGATACTTTTGCGCCCATTATCTTACAGCAAGTCACGATCCTTGGTAAAGTGGTTGGCTTATACCGTAATCATATGTAA
- the rpsB gene encoding 30S ribosomal protein S2, which yields MSVISMKQLLEAGVHFGHQTRRWNPKMKPYIFTERNGIYIIDLQKTLKLVDNAYDFMKNTAADGGIVLFVGTKKQAQDSIAEEATRAGQFYVNHRWLGGTLTNWQTIQKRIARLKEIKQMGEDGTFDKLPKKEVSQLNKQREKLEKFLGGIEDMPRIPDVLFIVDPRKEKIAVQEAQKLNIPIVAMVDTNSDPDDIDVIIPSNDDAIRAVRLLTSKMADAIVEGRQGEEAEAAAQQAAAASEAPAESAAADDEAPSKESLQDLQKAVEGKNANK from the coding sequence ATGTCTGTTATTAGTATGAAACAATTGCTTGAAGCCGGCGTTCATTTCGGTCATCAAACACGTCGTTGGAATCCAAAAATGAAGCCTTACATCTTCACTGAAAGAAACGGTATCTACATCATTGACTTGCAAAAGACTTTGAAATTAGTTGATAACGCTTATGACTTCATGAAGAACACGGCTGCTGATGGCGGTATCGTCCTTTTTGTTGGTACAAAGAAGCAAGCACAAGATTCAATCGCTGAAGAAGCAACTCGTGCTGGCCAATTCTACGTTAACCATCGTTGGTTAGGTGGGACTTTGACTAACTGGCAAACCATCCAAAAACGGATCGCACGCCTAAAGGAAATCAAACAAATGGGCGAAGATGGCACATTTGATAAGTTACCTAAGAAGGAAGTTTCACAGTTGAACAAACAACGTGAAAAACTTGAAAAATTCTTAGGCGGTATCGAAGATATGCCTCGTATCCCAGACGTCTTGTTCATTGTTGACCCTCGCAAAGAAAAGATCGCCGTTCAAGAAGCACAAAAATTGAACATTCCGATCGTTGCTATGGTTGATACTAACAGTGATCCAGATGACATCGATGTTATCATCCCATCAAACGATGATGCTATCCGTGCCGTACGTCTGTTAACTTCTAAGATGGCTGACGCTATCGTTGAAGGCCGTCAAGGTGAAGAAGCAGAAGCCGCTGCACAACAAGCAGCAGCTGCAAGCGAAGCACCAGCAGAATCAGCAGCAGCTGATGATGAAGCACCAAGCAAAGAGAGCTTACAAGATCTACAAAAAGCTGTCGAAGGCAAAAACGCAAACAAATAG
- a CDS encoding DUF896 domain-containing protein, whose protein sequence is MENKYLKRINELARKAKADGLNADEQAEQKRLRQAYVKEFREGLRQQIEQTQIFNKKGQETTPKKVQEIQRKNGWRKD, encoded by the coding sequence ATGGAAAATAAATATCTCAAACGAATCAACGAATTAGCCCGTAAAGCTAAAGCGGACGGATTAAATGCCGATGAACAGGCAGAGCAAAAGCGTCTGCGCCAGGCCTACGTCAAGGAATTCCGCGAAGGACTGCGCCAACAGATCGAACAAACGCAGATCTTCAACAAAAAAGGCCAAGAAACCACGCCCAAAAAGGTCCAAGAGATTCAACGTAAAAATGGCTGGCGTAAGGACTAA
- a CDS encoding lysophospholipid acyltransferase family protein, translating to MFYTFIRAVVRGLVWLINGNAHYENKEVLPKGAYILVGPHRTWFDPIYYALAGSPKKFSFMAKEELFKNPIIRFILVHANAFPVNRAHPGPSAIKTPVKILKKGDLSLIMFPSGTRHSAELKGGALVIARMSGVPLVPTVYQGPLTFKRLFTRKRITVRFGEPIYIDRKQKMDKDGMAAIDDQMQAAFKQLDAEIDPNFKYIPK from the coding sequence ATGTTTTATACTTTTATTCGCGCCGTTGTTCGCGGCCTGGTTTGGCTGATCAACGGTAACGCTCATTATGAAAATAAAGAAGTGCTGCCAAAAGGCGCTTATATCCTAGTCGGTCCGCATCGAACTTGGTTTGATCCGATCTACTACGCCCTAGCTGGCAGCCCGAAAAAATTCTCCTTCATGGCCAAGGAAGAACTATTTAAAAATCCGATCATTCGCTTTATCCTGGTGCACGCCAACGCTTTTCCAGTTAACCGCGCTCACCCTGGTCCCTCGGCGATCAAGACACCGGTGAAAATTTTGAAAAAAGGTGACTTATCGCTGATCATGTTTCCTTCTGGCACCCGCCACTCGGCTGAATTAAAAGGTGGTGCGTTAGTGATCGCCCGCATGAGTGGCGTACCGCTGGTGCCCACGGTTTATCAAGGGCCGCTAACCTTTAAACGTCTTTTCACGCGCAAACGGATCACGGTGCGCTTTGGCGAACCGATCTACATTGACCGTAAGCAAAAAATGGATAAAGACGGCATGGCAGCGATCGATGATCAAATGCAAGCTGCCTTTAAACAGCTCGATGCGGAGATCGATCCTAACTTTAAATACATTCCCAAATAA
- a CDS encoding D-2-hydroxyacid dehydrogenase, with protein sequence MKFIVYGVRKDEEGYAHNWSKENKIDVKLVADLLNKETVKLAKGYDAIIAYQQLPYDKEIFTTMKEYGIKDLSIRNVGVDNIPTDAAKANGVRITNVPSYSPSAIAELAITGLMQLLRRTPEFNEKLAKGDFTWEPDIARELHTMTVGVVGTGRIGRAGINIYKGFGAKVIGYDVFRNPELEAEGMYVDTLDELYAQADVITLHVPAVKENHHMINKDSIAKMKDGVIIINTARGELIESKDLLAGYKSGKIGGAVLDVYENEVGIFNSDFTGKKVPDATLVELMKQRDILVTPHVAFYTETAVRNMVDVALDSAKSMIEKGESRNEVKF encoded by the coding sequence ATGAAGTTTATTGTTTATGGTGTTCGTAAAGACGAAGAAGGTTATGCACATAACTGGTCAAAGGAAAACAAGATCGACGTTAAGCTTGTTGCTGATTTATTAAATAAAGAAACAGTTAAGTTAGCTAAAGGCTACGACGCAATCATTGCTTATCAACAATTGCCTTATGACAAAGAAATCTTTACTACTATGAAAGAATACGGTATTAAAGATTTATCAATCCGTAACGTCGGTGTTGATAACATTCCTACTGATGCAGCTAAAGCAAACGGGGTTCGCATTACGAACGTACCTAGCTACTCACCAAGTGCCATTGCTGAATTGGCAATCACTGGTTTGATGCAGTTACTTCGTCGGACACCAGAATTCAACGAAAAACTCGCTAAAGGTGACTTCACTTGGGAACCAGATATTGCCCGTGAATTACACACAATGACCGTCGGTGTCGTTGGTACAGGTCGTATTGGCCGTGCCGGCATCAACATCTACAAAGGTTTTGGCGCTAAAGTTATCGGCTACGATGTATTCCGTAACCCAGAACTTGAAGCAGAAGGTATGTACGTTGACACATTGGACGAATTATACGCCCAAGCTGATGTCATCACATTGCACGTACCAGCCGTTAAAGAAAATCATCATATGATCAACAAAGATTCCATTGCTAAGATGAAAGATGGTGTCATCATCATCAACACTGCCCGCGGTGAATTGATCGAATCTAAAGACTTATTAGCTGGCTACAAGTCAGGTAAAATCGGTGGTGCCGTACTTGACGTTTACGAAAACGAAGTTGGTATCTTCAACAGCGACTTTACTGGCAAAAAAGTGCCAGATGCAACTTTAGTTGAATTAATGAAACAACGCGACATCTTGGTTACACCACACGTTGCTTTCTACACGGAAACAGCCGTACGTAACATGGTCGACGTTGCCTTAGATTCTGCTAAGAGCATGATCGAAAAAGGCGAAAGCCGTAACGAAGTTAAATTCTAA